DNA from Biomphalaria glabrata chromosome 14, xgBioGlab47.1, whole genome shotgun sequence:
CTTCCACGACACTTCCACTGTATCACTATAGCGCAGGATTCTTTTAGAGAGGCTTGCAATATAAATCATGGGTAAGAGTGTCAAATTTTCTCAGCTAGATCTACTCCTTTCTTCTTATTACGAGGGTACACGATTCTTTTCTGTGTGTATCTGCTTGAGGAGAAGTTCcctatgtttattttatgtatcAGGCCTGTACCAATCCTTGAATGTTACATTTACCAAAGAACAAGAAACAGATTCTCATGCAACACATTCGTTTCaacattacattattaatatgcttacacttatttatatttatttcaaactattttataGATGATACAATTTTAATATTGTTCATTTGTCTTAAAATATTACGACATCCTTCATTTAAGATTCATACTTTTCGATTGTCTGCCCTTGTCTATATTCTTTAGGATTATTTTGGTTTTGGTAGTTTTGTTTAAAGCCTCTtctccagcggttctcaaccttttaagttcggtgactccctttttacaatcccccaatctgccgcgacccccacccacccttacacacacagcaatagaagaattgacaaaaaacaatccatatttttgatgatattaggcgacccctggcaaattgtcaatcgacccccaaaggggtcgcgaaccacaggttgagaaccccctgCTCTTCTCAGGCCTTATGATGCTCCTGTCCAGATGTGCCGCCAGCGACCTtcgcataaaaaaaataacttggtTTAAAAATGGGTAATTAAAAtagtttctttaatttaaacGCTACCAACAAAATGGAATAAAATGATGGTATCACAATTTATTAAATGCTTAATGACAAATACATCTAACTTTTACAAGAGGTAGTGATAACATTAATGATAGTGTATTTAAAAGTACAAGCAAGTTTGACATTAAATTGTTACTCATTTATTTCTAACTACcgcacttatatttttttactcttCAAAACGTGTCTAAATTTAACACCATTTTCTCAATATTTATGGAGGCGCTATGACTGAGTGATAaaacgcttgacttccgaactgggggtcccgggtcaagactgggatttctacTTTCcagcgcctttgagtccacccagctctactggatacctgacattagttgggaaaaagtaaaggcgtttggtcgttgtgctggccacgtgacacatacggggccacaaaaacagatgacctgtacaTCATCGCCCCCTaaatcataaggtctgaaaggggaactatgtcataatgtaaatatttctttgttaattACATTGACCCATGCcaacatgaaataaatgtatattttttgcTTGCTTAGTATAGTTGCAAGAGTTCTTGTTCTTATTGTTTGTACAGTTAATGTTTGTATAGTTAGTGTTTGTACAGTTAGTGTTTGTATAGTTAGTGTTTGTACAGTTTGTGTTTGTACAGTTAGTGTTTGTACAGTTAGTGTTTGTACACTTAGTGTTTGTACACTTAGTGTTTGTACAGTTAGAAGTGAGCGGAGTGGTAAaggcggaggggggggggcgggagggCGCAGGCATCGAACCCAAAGAACATTAAGTAGCAATGAGAGGAAACAGTTGGTTTGAAGGTGGTATACTGTGAAGGCATCGAGGTATGTATTGAATAGACAGAGGAAGCAATAAGTATTCTTCTAATCAACTCAAACGAGTTCTCAGCATTTCACCCATTTCGTAGCTTATTTTCCACTCAGAAACAACCAAGATATTGTCCTCCTCCACAGCACTAAGGAGCTCAGTCGGCAGCAGGCGGAGGCATCTTTGATGTACCATCACAACCACTCGGCCAGGGTTCGCTGGACTTTGAGCATACATCGCCGACCTCATGGTGAACAGTGACCAGTCCTCGTCCTTCAAGAAGCCCTCGCTACACACAAGAAGAACTCTCCAGCTCGAGTTAATGGCCTCTACTATCCCGCTGGCCTTATTCAACGTAGCCAACAGATCGCGGTCGTTAAGAAAAGTGGTCAGTTTTAAAGTGTCTTCCAAATACGCACGAAGATCCTGGCAAGGGAAACGATAATCTGTATCCGAGTAACCAAGAAACACGTCAATCTTGTAATCCTGCCTTGAGCGTAGATGAAAGTGACCAAACAGTTGAAGGAAATAGGAAATGatgaatgtttttctttttatgtacaGAAAGACGATGAAGAAGACAATGACGTAAAGGCAAACAATGATGACGGCAATGCTAAGGAAGTACTGTCCCCAGCATGGTCTCCAGAGAGACTCCAGATCTTGATGACAGAGAGTGTAGCTCCGTTCGCCGTCTTTGTCAATGCAGGAGAAATTTCCACCTTGATCCAATTCGACCAGTGTGTTCTTTAGCCATTGTAGAAATAGCAAGTCACTGCATccgcaagacaaaatatttcCTCGTAGGAAAAGTCGAAACCCTCCGTTTCTTAGCGCTAAATGGTCGAGTTCGTGTCTAGCGTCGATATTTATAGTTATGATTGAGTTGTTAGTGACGTCAAAAACGCGCAGCTCTGGTGTGTGTTTTAGGTTGAAAGGGAGGTAATTAAACTGATTATCgctcaaatttaaaaattgaagatttgaattgaaagaaaatgttGCGTTGCTGAACGCGTTTAGAGAATTGAATGATAAATCAAGTTGTCTTAACTCCTTCAAGTTTTGGAAGAGTCTATGACTCTGAAACGCCATAAAATCTCTCTGTATTAAGCATTTGGAAAGAGCCAAGTTCTCCAGTCCTGAAAATCCATCGAAAAATGTCTCCGAAAGATCTCTCATTTTATTTCCTGAGAACACAGCAGTTTTCAATGACGTCAATCCATGGATATTACCTACGCATGTGTGGAAGCCGCTATCCTCAACATTTGCATATTCTAGATTTTTAGCGCCTACAAATTGCAGGTTTTTATCTAAAGGCATTGAGTTAATCAGACGACCAAAGTTTATACTTTTAAGATTTTTTGGTACTGTAATAATTTGACATGGGGGTGTACAGCTCTGTGCGAGTGTGCTATTATACACTTTGTTCATTTGTACTTTGGTCACGCCTACAGGGATCTCACTGCTACTCGCTACTTTAGAGATATTGGCGCCCATAAAGCTAGGGAACTCTTCGAACTTGTTGCATCCACGGAATGCATTGTTAACTGTTATAGTTTCCAAGTTTTTGTAATTCAGAAGTCTATACAACTCTGAGCTGCTCCCTTCTAGAGGATTGTctgatatttttaaattgcgCAAACAAGAGCGCCAAACTGGTGAGCCGCC
Protein-coding regions in this window:
- the LOC106060616 gene encoding toll-like receptor 4 yields the protein MLTIMVVFMVTFYLVLCLVAHSYVAEHFENHRPLMTRSVEPELGHDGDSQQGTDIINPSSSPGTEVDHAQHLDTSAALRMSPCAYKHVTVDCSGLGLGNIEPDWFPTDSEMILLNSNHLTRLSKSSFSHLRSLKYLDLSYNYIDHIELGAFEGLFGLVKLNLSYNCVSFTGALNTTEVFKPLKALRDLDIIQNQYVSNGNASYTGLHNLKNLRFLSIGYFEENLYLGPEFRLFEKLESLKITGSVKFIQDNAFENLSGLKELHLIQMRDIVNISQKVFEPLKSLTSLQISNLKTDLQYFLTLLKPFVGRNMSEIFLDSVSMHRKKVYQITKGFLGVKDTKYLVNICLNSFTLINSYITYIYPNAMGGSPVWRSCLRNLKISDNPLEGSSSELYRLLNYKNLETITVNNAFRGCNKFEEFPSFMGANISKVASSSEIPVGVTKVQMNKVYNSTLAQSCTPPCQIITVPKNLKSINFGRLINSMPLDKNLQFVGAKNLEYANVEDSGFHTCVGNIHGLTSLKTAVFSGNKMRDLSETFFDGFSGLENLALSKCLIQRDFMAFQSHRLFQNLKELRQLDLSFNSLNAFSNATFSFNSNLQFLNLSDNQFNYLPFNLKHTPELRVFDVTNNSIITINIDARHELDHLALRNGGFRLFLRGNILSCGCSDLLFLQWLKNTLVELDQGGNFSCIDKDGERSYTLCHQDLESLWRPCWGQYFLSIAVIIVCLYVIVFFIVFLYIKRKTFIISYFLQLFGHFHLRSRQDYKIDVFLGYSDTDYRFPCQDLRAYLEDTLKLTTFLNDRDLLATLNKASGIVEAINSSWRVLLVCSEGFLKDEDWSLFTMRSAMYAQSPANPGRVVVMVHQRCLRLLPTELLSAVEEDNILVVSEWKISYEMGEMLRTRLS